GCGGATGACCGAAGAGGACGTCTACTGGGGAACCCAGCTGGCCATTGCGGAAATGATCCGCTCGGGCACGACATCGTTTGCCGACATGTACGTCTACATGGATGCGGTCGCACAGGCCGTGCTGGACAGCGGGATGCGCGCATCGCTCACACGCGGGCTGGTGTTCCTCGAAGATGACGGCGGCAAGAGAATGCAGGAGGGGATCGACCTCATCGAAAAATGGTCGGGTGCCGGGGAGGGACGGATCACGACGATGCTGGGACCGCATGCCCCGTACACCTGCCCGCCTGAGCCGCTGCACGATGTGATCGCCCTCGCCCGGGAACGCGGGATCCCCCTGCATATTCACCTCGCCGAGACCAAAGAAGAGATCGTAAAAATCAGGGAAAAGTACGGGCAGACTCCAACGGAATACCTGTATCATCTCGGGATGTTCGAGCAGAGCCACGTCCTGCTCGCCCATGCCGTACATTTGACCCGCCGGGATCTGGGCTTCCTTCGCGGCATGCGCGGCGGCGTCGCCCATAATCCGGTCAGCAATCTGAAGCTGGGCTGCGGCATCGCCCCGGTCATGGAGATGAAGAAGCACGGCATCACCGTCGGTCTCGGCACCGATGGGGCAGGCAGCGCCACGACGCTGGACATGTTCGCCGAGATCAAGGCCGCGACCTGGATGCAAAAGCTGGATACTGGCGATCCCACCCAATTGTCAGCAGAGGAGGCCCTGCGCATGGCCACCATCGAAAGCGCCAAGCTGCTGGGGATTGACCATGAGGTAGGGACCCTGGAGGCGGGCAAAAAAGCGGACGTGATCCTGATCGACCTGAATCAGCCCCACCTCCAGCCGGTCCATAACCTCGCCTCGCTGCTCGCATACAGCGCCAATGGCTCCGATGTGGACACAGTGATCGTCAATGGCAAAGTCCTGATGAGAAAAAGACAATTGACGACTCTCTCCTGGGAGGAAGTGCAGAAGGAAGCTGCGGGCAGGGCCGCCCGATTGGTTCACGGTTTATAGTTCCGCTTTGATCCGCACAGAAAAAAGCCCCTGTACAATCACAGGGGCTTGGCGCGGCTGCCTGACTGATTCGGGCTACGGGCGCATCGCCGTTCGGGCACAACGCATCTCCCTGATTCCTGCAAGCCATCGGGAGACGTCCGCTACCGATTCAGCAGGTAGATTCCCCAGGCCGTATAGGTGGCGTACAGATCCCAGAGCAAATAGGGAACCAAGAGATAAGCCGCGACCGGAAGGCGAGGCTGCAGCACCCGGATCAATAGCCAGGTGGAATAAGCCACGATGAACGTATCCACTGCCGCCGGAAGCAGCAAGTGTTCTTCCAGGAACAGCCAGGTAAAAGCTTGATTGGCCGCCCAATTGATCGTGAAAAACAAAAGCACTTCCCCGTGCAGCTGCCGCTGACGAATGACTTGCACAATTGATAAGGATATCAGTCCATATAAAATTCCCCAAATGATTGAGAAAAGTCCGGCAGGCAGAGTGCCTGGCGGTTTGACCAATGCGTCATACCATGCTCCACCCTCGGGATACAGAAATCCAGCCAATGAGTACAGTGCGTAGACAGCGAAAAACAACAGCGCGGAGGTCCCGATTTTCACCGCACATCCCATCCTTTGACCATGTCTTGCCATAGTTTATGAGACATGCTGTGCTTTCATCACGGTTTTGTCCGAGGATCCCTAGCGAGCACCGGCTTTGGCAAGCATCTCCGCGATCTCCTTGTACCCGCGCTGTTTGGCATGCTGCAGAGGGGTAACCCCGTCCTTGTCGGGGATATTCACATCGGCCCCGTGCTCGATTAACAGCTGCACGATCTCTTGGTGCTTCCGCCCGCCGTCGCTGAGCACAATCGCCTCCATCAAGGCCGTCCAGCCCAAATGGTTGATATGGTTCACGTCCACGTCCGAGTTTGCCAACAGCTCCCGGACGATTTCGACATGTCCCCGTTCCGCCGCAGGGATCAGCGCCGTCCCGCCGTAACGGTTGGTCAACTTCGTATCGGCTCCCGCCGCGATGACCAGCTTCAAAATCTCCAGCCGTCCCTCGGCCCCTGCGTACAGCAGCGGATTGTCAAGGCTTCACAAATAGTTATCGTCCGGCGAGTGTCCTCGTAACCGGACGAAAAAAGAAGCCATCGGGGCGGCGGTTGACCACCGCGATTCCCCGTGACTTCTCCCTGTTTTATGTGCACCGGATCACGACAATCGGGTCGTTTCCCCCGGCTTTAGCGCTGCTCCGTTGATTCCTTTTTCCTTCAGACTGCTTACAAACGCCTCCCCATCCTGTTGGATCGGCGGGAATGTATTGTAGTGAATCGGGACGACGAGCTTGGGCTTCACCCATTCCGCGGCAACCAGAGCATCCTTTGGCCCCATCGTGAATACATCGCCGATCGGCAGGAAGGCCGCATCGATGTCATGGCGTTCGCCCAGTATTTTCATATCCCCGAAAAGGCCGGTGTCTCCTGCATGATAGACGGTTTTTCCGCCCATCGTGACGATGAAGCCGCCGGGCATCCCCAGGTAGACGATCCGCTGATCTTCGTCATACACCATGCCGGAGCTGTGGAAAGCCTGGGTCATTTTTACCCGGCCAAACGGAAACGCGGCGGAGCCTCCCAGATTGAGCGCCATCGTCTTCGCCCCTTGCCAGCCGAGGTAGTTCGCCAGCTCAAAGGTCGCGATGATGGTCGCGTCATTCTGCTTGGCCAGTTCGACTGCGTCGAGAATATGATCCTGATGGCCGTGCGTCAAGAGAATGTACTGCACCCGAATATCGGACAGCTTCGTGACCGCTTGCGGGTTCCCCGAAATAAACGGATCGATGATGATCGAATGTCCTTCGCTGGTCAGCTGGACACAGGAGTGACCGTGATACTGGATCTCCAACATGTGCATCCCCTTCCTTTTCACAACAATCTCTCTGTTTTGATGATAGGTGGGAAATCTGCCCATGTCAAATGATCAACTGCCCGCCATCAAAACGGACAGAACCGCATCAATGGAAGAGCACGGCATTAGTCGAACAGCACGGCAAAAGCGCGGGTGAACGCTCCGTCGCTGCCCTTGATAGCAAGAGGCGCGGCCGCAAAAAAGACGCGCTCGCGGTCAATCAGCTCCAGATTTTTCAAGTTCTCCACGATTCCCAGCCGATTTCCCAGAAAGATATGGTGAGCGGGATAGCTGTCCGTCTCGATCGGATCAGGCGAGATAAAGTCAAGGCCGACCGCGCGTACCCCTCGCTCCACCAGCTCCCTGGCCAACTCTTCGCCGAAGTATGGAAAGGCGGTCTCGTATGCTTCCGTCCCCCATTTTTGGCTAAGCCCGCTGCGGAACAGGACGATGTCGCCCGGGCGAATATCCGCTCCCGCCAGCACAGACGGGCCCATCTCCCGCTGACCGTCCGGCAGCCGGACATCCACGATGACGGCTTCCCCCACGAAACGCTCCAACGGAATCGACTCGATCGTCTCGCCGCCCTCGATAAAATGGGCGGGGGCGTCGCAATGTGTACCGACGTGCACGACAGCATGAAAATCCGTAACCTGGTATCCGTCTGACTGCACCTGTGCCACTTGCCTGAACACCGCATCCGGCTGTCCCGGATACTGGGGCATGCCTGTTTCCAGCACCTGAGAAAGATCAATGATTCGCATAGAGCCTCCTTTTCCCATCTAACAAGT
This sequence is a window from Brevibacillus composti. Protein-coding genes within it:
- a CDS encoding cyclase family protein; this encodes MRIIDLSQVLETGMPQYPGQPDAVFRQVAQVQSDGYQVTDFHAVVHVGTHCDAPAHFIEGGETIESIPLERFVGEAVIVDVRLPDGQREMGPSVLAGADIRPGDIVLFRSGLSQKWGTEAYETAFPYFGEELARELVERGVRAVGLDFISPDPIETDSYPAHHIFLGNRLGIVENLKNLELIDRERVFFAAAPLAIKGSDGAFTRAFAVLFD
- a CDS encoding metal-dependent hydrolase; translation: MLEIQYHGHSCVQLTSEGHSIIIDPFISGNPQAVTKLSDIRVQYILLTHGHQDHILDAVELAKQNDATIIATFELANYLGWQGAKTMALNLGGSAAFPFGRVKMTQAFHSSGMVYDEDQRIVYLGMPGGFIVTMGGKTVYHAGDTGLFGDMKILGERHDIDAAFLPIGDVFTMGPKDALVAAEWVKPKLVVPIHYNTFPPIQQDGEAFVSSLKEKGINGAALKPGETTRLS
- a CDS encoding TspO/MBR family protein → MKIGTSALLFFAVYALYSLAGFLYPEGGAWYDALVKPPGTLPAGLFSIIWGILYGLISLSIVQVIRQRQLHGEVLLFFTINWAANQAFTWLFLEEHLLLPAAVDTFIVAYSTWLLIRVLQPRLPVAAYLLVPYLLWDLYATYTAWGIYLLNR
- a CDS encoding amidohydrolase, with the protein product MKRMLIKHGTILTMREGEQPIAGDLLIEGDRILEVAPFIEQPADLVIEARGMAVIPGLINAHNHGAMSLLRAFSDDRKLMDWLEKKMLPAEARMTEEDVYWGTQLAIAEMIRSGTTSFADMYVYMDAVAQAVLDSGMRASLTRGLVFLEDDGGKRMQEGIDLIEKWSGAGEGRITTMLGPHAPYTCPPEPLHDVIALARERGIPLHIHLAETKEEIVKIREKYGQTPTEYLYHLGMFEQSHVLLAHAVHLTRRDLGFLRGMRGGVAHNPVSNLKLGCGIAPVMEMKKHGITVGLGTDGAGSATTLDMFAEIKAATWMQKLDTGDPTQLSAEEALRMATIESAKLLGIDHEVGTLEAGKKADVILIDLNQPHLQPVHNLASLLAYSANGSDVDTVIVNGKVLMRKRQLTTLSWEEVQKEAAGRAARLVHGL